The sequence below is a genomic window from Streptomyces sp. NBC_00289.
GCGTCGAGCAGCTTGCCGAGGACGGACTGGTCGAGTTTGCCGTTGACGGTGACCGGTATCTCCTCGATGCACAGGTACATCGACGGAGCCATGTAGTACGGCAGCGCCTGGGCCACGTCGGCACGCAGCTCGGCGGCGAGGGTGTCCGGGTCGGCGTCGGTCACCGGGTAGGCGACGAGGCGGGGGTCGCCGCCGCCGAAGTCGGCCGCGGTGACGACGGCGTCCCGGACCGCCGGATGCCTCCTGAGCCGGGCCTCGATCTCGCCGGGCTCGATCCGGTAACCACGGATCTTCAGCTGACGGTCGGCGCGGCCGACGTAGGCGTACTCGCCGGGGCGCACCTGCACGCCCAGGTCACCGGAGTTGTACCAGCGCTCGGTGGTGCCGTCGGCGGCGGTGCGCTCGAAGAAGCGCTCGGCGGTCAGCTCCGGGTGGCCGAGGTAGCCCCGGGCGAGCCCGGCGCCGGCGACGTGAAGGATGCCCTCCTCACCGGGCGGCAGGGACTTGCCGTCCTCGCCGACGATGTCGAGGCGCAGGTCGGAGAGGGGAACGCCGATCGGGCTGAGTCCCTCTCCGGCGAGGTCCGCCTCCTCGATCCGCCGCCAGGTGACATGGACGGTGGTCTCGGTGATCCCGTACATGTTGATCAGCGCGGGGCTGTCCAGGCCATGGCGTTCCGCCCACGGGGCGAGCATCCGGTGGTCCAGTTTCTCGCCACCGAACACGACGTAGCGCAGGGCGAGTTCGGCGGAAGAGGCACCGGCCTCGGCGTCGGCGTTGATGAAGTTACGGAAGGCGGACGGGGTCTGGTTGAGGACGGTGACGCGCTCACGACGCAGCAGTTCGTGGAGGCCGCGCGGGTCGCGGGCGGTGTCCCGGTGGACGACGACCAGGCGGCCGCCGTGGAGCAGCGCGCCCCAGATCTCCCAGACGGAGAAGTCGAAGGCGGCCGAGTGGAAGCCGGCCCACACGTCGGTCTGGTCGAAGCCGAAGACCTCGCTGGTGGAGGTGAACAGCCGGACCACGTTGCGGTGTTCGATCTGCACGCCCTTGGGGGCTCCCGAGGAACCGGATGTGAAGATCACATACGCGAGACCGTCGGCGTCCGTGGCCTGCGCCAACTCCTCGACGCCCTCTTCGGGTTCGGAGTCGACGCGGACGACCCGCCGCCCGTTGACCAGCTCCGCGGTGTCCGCACCGGTCACGACCAGGCCCGAGTCGCACTGGCCGAAGACGAAGTCGCGGCGCTCGGCCGGATAGGCCGGGTCCACGGGGACATAGCCCGCGCCCGCCTTGAGGATGCCGAGGATGCCCACGATCAGGTCCCGGCCGCGCTCGACGCACAGGCCCACCCGCTGGTCGCGGCCCGCACCGGCCGCGCGCAGGACGGCGGCGAGCCGCCCGGCCCGGGCGTCGAGTTCCCGGTAGGTGAGGTTTCCGCGGTGGTCGGTGACCGCCACGGAC
It includes:
- a CDS encoding amino acid adenylation domain-containing protein, whose translation is MPLDESLTLHENFERVARRYPESVAVTDHRGNLTYRELDARAGRLAAVLRAAGAGRDQRVGLCVERGRDLIVGILGILKAGAGYVPVDPAYPAERRDFVFGQCDSGLVVTGADTAELVNGRRVVRVDSEPEEGVEELAQATDADGLAYVIFTSGSSGAPKGVQIEHRNVVRLFTSTSEVFGFDQTDVWAGFHSAAFDFSVWEIWGALLHGGRLVVVHRDTARDPRGLHELLRRERVTVLNQTPSAFRNFINADAEAGASSAELALRYVVFGGEKLDHRMLAPWAERHGLDSPALINMYGITETTVHVTWRRIEEADLAGEGLSPIGVPLSDLRLDIVGEDGKSLPPGEEGILHVAGAGLARGYLGHPELTAERFFERTAADGTTERWYNSGDLGVQVRPGEYAYVGRADRQLKIRGYRIEPGEIEARLRRHPAVRDAVVTAADFGGGDPRLVAYPVTDADPDTLAAELRADVAQALPYYMAPSMYLCIEEIPVTVNGKLDQSVLGKLLDARLAETRHTRDATSAGTAVGATGSDGASVEEELRAIWSEVLGVEGVKDTDEFFDLGGTSFSLIHMLQIVNKRFRLSLNISTLSKGANIGVLSAAVNRRLATASR